The Aerosakkonema funiforme FACHB-1375 genome segment AAATCAAACTTTCAGGCGTTTCCCCCTCATCCACCGGGATAGAGTGAATAAATTGCCGCATCGCCCAACGCATCGAACTTTGGATAATAGCAGCCACCTCAACAGCATAATCAGAATGTGCGATCGCATCCACCTCATCATGGGCCATATTCCCAATATGCGCCCCATACTCAGGATGACAATCTAAGCGATCGATAATCACACCCAGAGCCATCTTAATAATATCAGCCTCCGCCATCGTCCAGAAAGCCGCCGTCGCATCCGGCCCTCTTACCGAAACAGACCGACCTTTCCCAAACTCTTGCGGATACAAAGGAAGAAACACCCCACGTCCAGTCAAACAACGCACATAACCCAATCCAAACTTAGTCCGCCCCTTAATCCCCTCAATCCCCAACACCAACGGCAAAGTGCAACTAGCCTCTTTAATAATCTTGTGACAAAAAGCAGCCACACCAGCATAAGTCTTCTTCCAACCAGACTGACTCGACTGCGCCTCCTTATCAGTTAAACTAATTCCACTCCCCGTCCTAATCGTTTTCTGAAGCGTCTTAAAACCCTGCAAATTCATCGACCCATAATGCACGTTCTTACTAACAGCCCGCAACATCGCCGCCATCTGATGATTAGGATGAGATTTATCCTTAACCCACAGACGAATATTATCCTCAGTCCAATCATAACCGAGACCTTGAATAAATGCGATCGCCGAAGCAATCGAACAAAAGATTTCTTGAGTATCCGAATTCAACCGCTTAGTTAACTGTGCATCACCAGAAGCCTCACAAGCAATCCGAGTATGTGCTTTCGAGAGGTCAGAAACAATCAAGC includes the following:
- a CDS encoding DNA polymerase, giving the protein MNSVTLQYETAYQDLVNRLGSTFPEAVPYLYSTKELPKLINGHFKLKLTQVNADSLSRYWDIPELRLISVIKTTKTYLDYLANLKESLRDGYVRSRYTQINRAAFGRSSSQHPNLQNPPNPSNFPGELQAYNLPAIRTVFVAHPGTSLIVSDLSKAHTRIACEASGDAQLTKRLNSDTQEIFCSIASAIAFIQGLGYDWTEDNIRLWVKDKSHPNHQMAAMLRAVSKNVHYGSMNLQGFKTLQKTIRTGSGISLTDKEAQSSQSGWKKTYAGVAAFCHKIIKEASCTLPLVLGIEGIKGRTKFGLGYVRCLTGRGVFLPLYPQEFGKGRSVSVRGPDATAAFWTMAEADIIKMALGVIIDRLDCHPEYGAHIGNMAHDEVDAIAHSDYAVEVAAIIQSSMRWAMRQFIHSIPVDEGETPESLICDSWAQK